The following are encoded together in the Mammaliicoccus vitulinus genome:
- a CDS encoding ATP-binding protein: MKPFNKIIILNIVIALVVSLLIGAIISRNYTNRVNQRLDTTKEIVNLKIGTFINESNSISESLTTILSNSDDEKFINQFLEDNHTRYSWIDHIYILNDQKQVVYDSKGQDYTSIEDFKKYKYHFPFSQNSTLSSTEKTLKGPRTLLLTNQLKIKNKDYTVAAEINMNAFKNEIKLISKRFNIQVKGIDGTEIYQVGKEHQHSKTITYLYNNLPVSISITGQYNFISRIILPSIFIFLIVFLLLTILTLIFKSRSERLEHEKLIEQANNEKLRLIGTLAANTAHEIKNPLTSINGFVELTRMKYDKEHQDKHFNIISEELDRINNIVTQFLYLGKPTNLAYTNVDISQTIEEVIQFLEYELEQNNINITLTLPEEPIYAFISEDQLKQILINLIQNSKDALTDIDNASIEIQLQNTNTKQATIIFKDNGKGMSKETQQKIFDPFFTTKESGSGLGLYLSKKLIEDWEGKISVFTNMSKGTTFIITIPIVKSI, from the coding sequence ATGAAACCTTTTAATAAAATCATAATACTTAATATTGTTATTGCACTTGTTGTTTCTTTATTAATTGGTGCAATCATTAGCAGAAACTATACGAATAGAGTTAACCAAAGATTAGACACAACTAAAGAAATAGTTAATTTAAAAATCGGTACATTTATAAATGAATCCAATAGCATTTCCGAATCATTAACGACTATTTTATCAAATAGTGATGATGAAAAGTTTATTAATCAATTTTTAGAAGATAATCATACAAGATATAGTTGGATAGATCATATTTATATTTTGAATGATCAAAAACAAGTCGTCTATGATTCTAAAGGACAAGATTATACATCTATAGAAGATTTCAAAAAATATAAATATCACTTTCCTTTTTCACAAAATTCAACATTAAGTAGTACAGAAAAAACGTTAAAAGGACCTCGTACATTACTACTTACAAACCAATTAAAAATAAAAAACAAAGATTATACCGTAGCTGCAGAAATAAATATGAACGCTTTTAAAAATGAAATAAAATTAATTTCAAAACGTTTCAATATACAGGTAAAAGGTATTGATGGCACTGAAATTTATCAAGTTGGTAAAGAACATCAACATTCAAAAACGATAACATATTTATATAATAATTTACCTGTATCAATTAGTATTACAGGACAATACAATTTTATATCACGTATCATTTTACCAAGTATATTTATATTCTTAATTGTCTTTTTATTATTAACGATTTTAACTTTGATATTTAAAAGTCGTTCAGAGAGATTAGAACATGAAAAATTAATCGAACAAGCTAATAATGAAAAATTAAGACTAATTGGTACACTTGCAGCAAACACTGCGCATGAAATAAAAAACCCTTTAACAAGCATCAATGGTTTTGTCGAACTTACAAGAATGAAATATGATAAAGAACACCAAGATAAACATTTTAATATCATTTCCGAAGAACTCGATAGAATTAACAATATCGTTACTCAATTTTTATATTTAGGTAAGCCAACAAACTTGGCATATACAAACGTCGATATTAGCCAAACAATTGAAGAAGTCATACAATTTTTAGAATATGAATTAGAGCAAAATAATATCAACATCACTTTAACATTACCCGAAGAACCGATTTACGCATTTATATCAGAAGATCAATTGAAACAAATACTCATAAATTTAATTCAAAATTCAAAAGACGCGTTAACTGATATAGACAATGCTTCAATAGAGATACAATTGCAAAATACAAATACTAAACAAGCAACTATAATATTTAAAGATAACGGTAAAGGGATGTCTAAAGAAACTCAGCAAAAAATATTTGATCCGTTCTTTACAACGAAAGAATCCGGTAGTGGTCTAGGGCTTTATTTAAGTAAGAAATTAATTGAAGACTGGGAAGGCAAAATAAGCGTATTTACCAATATGTCTAAAGGCACGACCTTTATTATTACCATTCCTATCGTTAAATCTATTTAG
- a CDS encoding YueH family protein, with the protein MKIRENHSQNLNCKVFIYENKKEEYFVISIPDLFWSIEVDYDLYGESLIEHLYLHLFNVLDEDEANELANRISQWTSEL; encoded by the coding sequence GTGAAGATTAGAGAAAATCATTCGCAAAACTTAAACTGTAAAGTTTTTATATATGAAAATAAAAAAGAAGAATATTTTGTGATTTCTATTCCGGATTTATTTTGGTCTATAGAAGTAGATTATGATTTATACGGAGAATCTTTAATTGAACATTTGTATTTGCATTTATTTAATGTACTTGATGAAGACGAAGCGAATGAATTAGCGAATAGAATAAGCCAATGGACATCCGAATTATAA
- a CDS encoding S1C family serine protease — translation MSRKKHVIPRNEYKRQRREFFHNEEREKRIEQKRQEDEIKKANELELQKKNELRVRENMQKARIEKLTKEEIKKQEEESKSHPTIDLDDDRLTDSHKDSIEHENNIQPDLDKDISNADSDEDSQNIEYKKVDNQSQDEVDKQLVKDNDFETNKQLGAIHDEKVEVKSQNKNNFINTILSKVEKHWPIIAIILAIILIFILVWSIFQNVNPPNEGRKTIEEKQSQKGFQKPITNVMEAVEKSKSSVVGVSHEDSDISSKREASQKKKEENSGVGSGVIYKVEDDKAYIVTNAHVVSNDKKPIITTANDKKYDGKVVGTDQWSDIAVVTVPIEKDAKFNPIKFEDSDNLILGETAIVIGSPLGPEFQNSISTGVVSGLNRKVPVDFNGDDEYDWEIKAIQTDAAVNPGNSGGPILDSQGNLIGIVSLKIDMPNVEGMAFAIPSNESADYINKLEKDGKIKRPELGIMAQNYTKLGSNEKSQISLPGKYKSGMVIAGVTKDGNADKAGIEFNDVIVGIEDTKIENNLEFRKELYNNHKIGEKVNLKLIRNGKEITKTLTLK, via the coding sequence ATGTCACGAAAAAAGCATGTCATTCCTAGAAATGAATATAAGAGACAGCGACGTGAATTTTTTCATAATGAAGAGCGTGAAAAAAGAATCGAACAAAAGAGACAAGAGGATGAGATTAAAAAAGCTAACGAGTTAGAACTACAGAAGAAAAATGAGTTACGTGTGAGAGAAAATATGCAAAAAGCACGTATTGAAAAATTAACTAAAGAAGAAATAAAAAAACAAGAAGAAGAGTCCAAATCACATCCAACGATAGATTTGGATGACGATAGATTAACTGATTCACATAAAGACAGCATTGAGCATGAAAACAATATACAACCTGATTTAGATAAAGATATTTCTAATGCTGATAGTGATGAAGATTCACAAAATATTGAATATAAAAAAGTAGACAATCAAAGTCAAGATGAAGTTGATAAACAACTTGTTAAAGATAATGACTTTGAAACTAATAAACAACTCGGTGCAATACATGATGAAAAGGTAGAAGTAAAATCTCAAAACAAGAATAACTTTATAAATACGATATTATCTAAAGTTGAAAAACATTGGCCGATTATTGCGATTATATTAGCTATCATATTAATCTTCATTTTAGTATGGAGCATTTTTCAAAATGTGAATCCGCCTAATGAAGGTCGAAAAACAATCGAAGAAAAGCAATCTCAAAAAGGTTTCCAAAAACCGATTACAAATGTGATGGAAGCGGTAGAGAAATCTAAGAGTTCAGTAGTTGGTGTTTCTCATGAGGATTCTGATATATCTAGCAAAAGGGAAGCTTCACAAAAGAAAAAAGAAGAAAATAGTGGCGTCGGTTCAGGCGTCATTTATAAAGTTGAAGATGATAAAGCATACATAGTAACAAACGCACATGTTGTTTCAAATGATAAAAAGCCAATTATTACGACAGCTAATGATAAAAAATACGATGGTAAAGTGGTAGGTACTGATCAATGGTCTGACATAGCCGTCGTAACTGTTCCAATTGAAAAGGATGCTAAATTTAACCCTATTAAATTTGAAGACTCCGATAATTTAATTTTAGGTGAAACAGCAATCGTCATTGGGAGTCCACTAGGACCAGAATTCCAAAATAGTATTTCAACTGGTGTTGTTTCCGGTTTGAATAGAAAAGTACCTGTTGATTTTAATGGTGATGACGAGTATGATTGGGAAATTAAAGCGATTCAAACAGATGCAGCAGTCAATCCTGGTAATTCAGGTGGACCAATTTTAGATTCCCAAGGCAATTTAATTGGCATTGTATCCTTGAAAATAGATATGCCAAATGTTGAAGGCATGGCATTTGCTATACCGTCAAACGAATCAGCAGACTACATTAATAAATTAGAAAAAGACGGTAAAATTAAGCGTCCAGAACTGGGTATAATGGCTCAAAATTATACTAAATTAGGTTCTAATGAAAAATCTCAAATATCTTTACCTGGCAAATATAAATCAGGAATGGTTATTGCTGGGGTTACTAAAGATGGTAATGCTGATAAAGCAGGAATAGAGTTTAACGATGTAATTGTCGGCATTGAAGATACAAAAATCGAAAATAATCTTGAATTTAGAAAAGAATTATATAATAATCATAAAATAGGTGAGAAAGTTAACTTGAAACTTATTAGAAATGGTAAAGAAATAACGAAAACATTAACGTTGAAATAA
- a CDS encoding TrkH family potassium uptake protein, whose product MSIIKYFFQKMTPQQGIVLYYLGAIIVAFLLLNLPYVIKPGVKIAPVDTLFVAVSGVSVTGLTPVIIEDTFTMFGQAIILIILNIGGIGVMAIGTLLWVILGKHIGLRERQLIMLDSNSNAMNGVVKLILDIVRTILMIEVIGAILLSFYFYKDIGSVKEAIHHGIFASVSATTNGGLDITGESLAPYANDYFVQTIIMLLIMLGAIGFPVLIEVKTYMRNTIPNFRFSLFTKIASATYLFLFLLGTIVIYLFEFSNAFKDVSWHKAIFYAMFQSSSTRSAGLSTIDLSQFSEATNFFLGGLMFIGSSPSSVGGGIRTTTFMILILYLVNFSNGRTTIKAFNREIHPIDIQRSFAVISLALAITFVGVLTVVRFEDGKHDLLSIFFETMSAFGTCGLSMGITDSLQLGSKVVIMILMFIGRVGLLCFIVMLGGKSTPDKFHYPKERIQIG is encoded by the coding sequence GTGTCCATTATAAAATACTTTTTTCAAAAAATGACGCCGCAACAAGGTATTGTATTATATTATTTGGGTGCAATCATTGTCGCCTTTTTATTATTGAATTTACCTTATGTCATTAAACCTGGTGTGAAGATTGCACCAGTAGATACATTATTTGTTGCGGTATCAGGTGTAAGTGTAACAGGGCTTACGCCAGTTATTATTGAAGATACTTTTACAATGTTCGGTCAGGCTATCATACTTATCATTCTTAATATTGGCGGTATCGGTGTCATGGCAATTGGTACTTTATTGTGGGTGATATTAGGAAAGCACATCGGATTAAGAGAACGACAACTCATTATGCTTGATAGTAATTCTAATGCTATGAACGGTGTTGTTAAATTAATCTTAGACATTGTTAGAACAATATTAATGATTGAAGTAATAGGTGCGATATTATTATCTTTTTATTTTTATAAAGATATAGGATCAGTTAAAGAAGCGATACATCACGGGATTTTTGCTTCAGTGTCTGCAACAACAAATGGTGGCTTAGATATTACTGGAGAATCACTTGCACCTTATGCGAATGATTATTTCGTACAAACAATTATTATGTTGCTCATTATGTTAGGTGCTATCGGCTTTCCAGTGTTAATAGAAGTCAAAACGTATATGCGAAATACGATACCTAATTTTAGATTTTCATTATTTACTAAAATTGCAAGCGCGACATATTTGTTCTTATTTTTATTAGGTACAATTGTGATTTATTTATTCGAGTTTTCAAATGCATTTAAAGATGTTTCATGGCATAAAGCAATATTCTATGCCATGTTCCAATCATCTTCAACACGAAGTGCAGGACTCTCAACAATAGATCTCAGCCAATTTTCTGAAGCTACGAATTTCTTCTTAGGTGGTTTGATGTTTATAGGGTCATCACCAAGTTCAGTAGGTGGCGGTATAAGAACAACAACGTTTATGATACTTATACTTTATTTAGTGAATTTTAGTAATGGTCGGACGACGATAAAAGCATTTAATAGAGAAATACACCCAATAGATATCCAAAGATCATTTGCGGTTATTTCATTAGCATTAGCGATTACATTCGTAGGTGTATTAACAGTTGTGAGATTTGAAGACGGTAAGCACGATTTGTTATCAATATTCTTTGAAACAATGTCGGCATTTGGTACATGTGGATTATCCATGGGGATTACAGATAGTTTACAATTAGGATCTAAAGTCGTCATTATGATACTTATGTTCATAGGTCGAGTAGGCTTACTATGTTTCATCGTAATGCTTGGTGGTAAGTCCACACCAGATAAATTCCACTATCCAAAAGAACGTATACAAATAGGATAG
- a CDS encoding UDP-N-acetylmuramoyl-L-alanyl-D-glutamate--L-lysine ligase codes for MNVKTLLNKIKIKKTYGNVDQEVVDITTDSRHASEGSIFVASQGYTVDSHKFIPNVVEQGCTVVVSEKYLELTDNVLLIVVKDTLKVASMFSHVLYDFPSQKLTTIGVTGTNGKTTIATMIHHLTRGLGKGSAYLGTNGFQVNEKVTKGVNTTPETVTLTKHIVEAVNQECKSMTFEVSSHGLVIGRLRGLEFDIAIFSNLTQDHLDFHGTMEAYGYAKSLLFSQLGQDYRKDKFVILNADDKFSKELIPVTPFEIFTYGIDNEADFMAKNIRESIRGVEFTLVTSFGEYEVHSPYLGKFNVLNLLASILGLWVQGYELDDITKAVINMPAVEGRLEVLDRNLPIDLIIDYAHTPDGMDKLIDAVKPFVKQKLIFLVGMAGERDLTKTPEMGKISCRADYVIFTPDNPANDDPKMLTAELAKGATHNNYVEFEDRAEGIKHAIEISEPGDTVVLASKGREPYQIMPGHIKVPHRDDLIGLEAAYEKYGGKPSED; via the coding sequence ATGAACGTTAAGACGTTATTAAATAAAATTAAAATAAAAAAAACTTATGGTAATGTAGATCAAGAAGTAGTAGACATTACGACAGATTCAAGACATGCATCTGAAGGCTCTATCTTTGTTGCTTCTCAAGGATATACAGTTGATAGCCATAAATTTATACCGAATGTTGTTGAGCAAGGTTGTACAGTTGTAGTAAGTGAGAAGTATTTAGAACTTACTGACAATGTATTGTTAATAGTTGTTAAAGATACATTGAAAGTAGCGAGTATGTTCAGTCATGTATTGTACGATTTTCCAAGTCAAAAATTAACAACGATTGGCGTGACTGGAACAAATGGTAAAACGACTATCGCTACTATGATTCACCATTTAACGAGAGGTCTAGGAAAAGGAAGTGCTTATTTAGGCACAAATGGATTTCAAGTTAATGAGAAAGTTACTAAAGGTGTGAACACGACACCAGAAACGGTTACTTTAACTAAGCATATAGTAGAAGCTGTAAACCAAGAATGTAAAAGTATGACATTTGAAGTTTCAAGTCATGGCTTAGTCATAGGTAGATTAAGAGGTTTAGAGTTTGATATCGCAATTTTTTCTAATTTAACGCAAGATCATTTAGATTTTCATGGTACTATGGAAGCTTATGGATATGCTAAATCATTATTATTTAGTCAATTAGGACAAGATTATAGAAAAGATAAATTTGTTATACTAAATGCAGACGATAAATTCTCTAAAGAATTAATACCAGTGACGCCATTTGAAATTTTTACATATGGTATTGATAATGAAGCAGATTTCATGGCTAAAAATATTCGTGAATCTATTAGAGGCGTAGAATTTACCCTTGTAACATCTTTTGGAGAATATGAAGTACATTCACCTTATTTAGGTAAATTTAATGTACTTAATTTACTAGCAAGTATTTTAGGTTTATGGGTTCAAGGATATGAATTAGACGATATTACGAAAGCTGTAATAAATATGCCGGCTGTTGAAGGCCGTTTAGAAGTGTTAGACAGAAATCTTCCGATTGATTTAATTATCGATTATGCCCATACACCAGATGGTATGGATAAATTAATTGATGCTGTTAAACCATTCGTTAAACAAAAACTTATATTTTTAGTTGGCATGGCTGGCGAAAGAGACTTAACAAAAACGCCAGAAATGGGTAAAATAAGTTGTCGAGCGGATTATGTCATATTTACACCAGATAATCCTGCAAATGATGACCCGAAAATGTTAACAGCAGAATTAGCTAAAGGAGCGACACACAATAATTATGTAGAATTTGAAGATAGAGCAGAAGGCATTAAACATGCAATTGAAATTTCTGAACCAGGTGATACGGTTGTACTTGCTTCAAAAGGTAGAGAACCTTATCAAATTATGCCTGGTCATATAAAAGTGCCTCACAGAGACGATTTAATTGGTCTAGAGGCGGCATATGAAAAATACGGAGGAAAGCCAAGTGAAGATTAG
- a CDS encoding TerC family protein, protein MDPSLFLSYGWVLIVLIFLEGLLAADNAVVMAVMVKHLPEDLRKKALFYGLLGAFVFRFMSLFLISFLANFWPIQAAGALYLIYMSVKNLIDFKKHKDKPIETPDDIEGKEEFSDSEYPTDEEGHHKLKKDFWMTVLKVEFADIAFAIDSMLAAFAIAVTLPAVGVHFGGMDAGQFSVMFVGGMIGVIIMRFAATYFVELLNKYPNLEAAAFAIVGWVGIKLFVIVLAHDEIGVLPHEFPHGILWQSIFWSVLLLLVVIGWITSVRNNKKTNE, encoded by the coding sequence ATGGATCCGAGTTTATTTTTAAGTTACGGTTGGGTATTAATCGTATTGATTTTTCTAGAAGGACTATTAGCAGCAGATAATGCTGTTGTAATGGCGGTAATGGTTAAACATTTACCAGAAGATTTAAGGAAAAAAGCACTTTTCTATGGTTTATTAGGTGCTTTCGTGTTCCGTTTCATGTCACTGTTCTTAATTAGTTTCTTAGCTAACTTCTGGCCAATACAAGCAGCAGGAGCATTATACTTAATTTATATGTCTGTTAAAAATTTAATAGACTTCAAGAAACATAAAGACAAGCCAATTGAGACACCAGATGATATCGAAGGAAAAGAAGAATTTTCAGATTCTGAATACCCTACAGATGAAGAAGGTCATCATAAATTGAAAAAGGATTTCTGGATGACTGTATTAAAAGTCGAATTTGCAGATATAGCATTTGCGATCGATTCAATGTTAGCGGCTTTTGCAATAGCTGTTACATTACCAGCAGTAGGCGTTCACTTTGGTGGAATGGACGCAGGTCAATTTTCTGTTATGTTCGTAGGTGGTATGATTGGTGTAATCATTATGAGATTCGCAGCAACTTACTTTGTTGAATTATTAAATAAATATCCAAATCTAGAAGCAGCAGCATTTGCTATTGTAGGTTGGGTAGGTATCAAATTATTCGTTATCGTCCTAGCACATGATGAAATTGGCGTATTGCCACATGAATTCCCACACGGTATATTATGGCAATCCATATTCTGGAGTGTATTATTATTGTTAGTTGTAATAGGTTGGATAACATCAGTTCGTAACAATAAAAAAACAAATGAGTAA
- a CDS encoding peptide chain release factor 3, whose product MTIKQEVESRKTFAIISHPDAGKTTLTEKLLLFGGAIRQAGTVKGKKSGKFATSDWMKVEQERGISVTSSVMQFDYDNYNINILDTPGHEDFSEDTYRTLMAVDSAVMVIDCAKGIEPQTLKLFKVCKMRGIPIFTFINKLDRMGKEPFELLEEIEKTLEIETYPMNWPVGMGQNFFGIIDRAEKTIEPFRDEENILHLNEDYELEEDHPIKNDSQFEQAIDELMLVDEVGEQFDEEMLLAGELTPVFFGSALANFGVQNFLNAYVDYAPMPSGRKTEEGDVVDPFDQDFSGFIFKIQANMDPRHRDRIAFMRIVSGAFERGMDVTLQRNKKKQKITRSTTFMADDTQTVNHAVSGDIIGLYDTGNYQIGDTLVGGNQKFHFETLPQFTPEIFMKVSAKNVMKQKHFHKGIEQLVQEGAIQLYRTLHTNQILLGAVGQLQFEVFEHRMKNEYNVDVVMEQVGKKIARWIENEKEITDNMNSSRSILVKDRYDEYVFLFENEFATRWFEDKFPEIKLYSLL is encoded by the coding sequence GTGACGATTAAACAAGAAGTAGAGAGTAGAAAAACATTTGCGATAATATCCCATCCAGATGCCGGTAAAACAACTTTAACTGAGAAGTTATTACTTTTTGGTGGAGCAATTAGACAAGCTGGTACTGTAAAAGGGAAGAAAAGTGGAAAATTTGCAACAAGTGACTGGATGAAAGTGGAACAAGAACGTGGTATTTCTGTAACAAGTTCAGTTATGCAATTTGATTATGATAACTATAATATTAATATTTTAGATACACCAGGACATGAAGATTTCTCTGAAGATACTTATAGAACGTTAATGGCTGTCGATAGTGCAGTTATGGTGATTGACTGTGCGAAAGGGATAGAGCCACAAACATTAAAGTTATTTAAAGTGTGTAAAATGAGAGGTATACCTATCTTTACGTTTATTAATAAATTAGACCGTATGGGTAAAGAGCCTTTTGAATTATTAGAAGAGATTGAAAAAACTTTAGAAATAGAAACTTACCCGATGAACTGGCCAGTTGGAATGGGACAAAACTTTTTCGGCATAATTGATAGAGCGGAAAAGACGATTGAACCATTTAGAGACGAAGAAAATATTTTGCATTTAAATGAAGATTACGAACTAGAAGAAGATCACCCAATCAAAAATGACTCACAGTTTGAACAAGCAATTGATGAATTAATGTTGGTTGATGAAGTTGGAGAGCAATTTGATGAAGAAATGTTATTAGCTGGAGAACTTACACCAGTATTCTTTGGATCAGCTTTAGCGAACTTCGGTGTTCAAAACTTTTTGAATGCATATGTAGATTATGCGCCAATGCCAAGTGGTCGTAAAACAGAAGAAGGAGACGTTGTTGATCCATTTGATCAAGATTTCTCTGGATTTATCTTTAAGATACAAGCAAATATGGATCCAAGACATAGAGATAGAATTGCGTTTATGAGGATTGTAAGTGGTGCATTTGAAAGAGGTATGGATGTGACCCTTCAAAGAAATAAGAAAAAGCAAAAGATTACGCGTTCAACTACATTTATGGCTGATGACACTCAAACGGTCAATCATGCAGTAAGTGGTGATATTATCGGTTTATATGATACAGGAAACTATCAAATAGGCGATACACTTGTTGGAGGTAATCAAAAATTCCATTTCGAAACATTACCACAGTTTACACCTGAAATATTTATGAAAGTTAGCGCTAAAAACGTGATGAAGCAAAAACACTTCCATAAAGGAATTGAACAATTAGTTCAAGAAGGTGCTATACAACTTTATAGAACACTTCATACTAATCAAATTTTACTTGGAGCTGTAGGACAATTACAATTTGAAGTATTTGAACATCGTATGAAAAATGAATATAACGTTGATGTTGTAATGGAACAAGTCGGCAAGAAAATAGCAAGATGGATTGAAAATGAAAAAGAGATAACGGACAATATGAATTCAAGCAGATCTATTTTAGTGAAAGATCGCTATGACGAATATGTGTTCTTGTTTGAAAATGAATTTGCAACGAGATGGTTTGAAGATAAATTCCCAGAAATCAAATTATATAGTTTGTTATAA
- a CDS encoding diglucosyl diacylglycerol synthase codes for MVSQNKKLLIITGSFGNGHLQVTNSIVKQFGEMNLNHLTVIEHDLFLEAHPIMTSIAKQWYINSFKYFRNMYKFFYYSRPEQIDKCIYKYYGLNKLLNLLIKEKPDLILLTFPTPVVSVLTEQFNLNIPIATVMTDYRLHKNWVTPHSNRYYVATKDLKNEMQSIGIEREDIKVTGIPISKQFEEPLDRYHWLSKHKLDPDKKVILMSAGAFGVSTGFSTMISQIDMHAKDAQVVMICGNSKSLKNELREHFKDNKNVLILGYTKHMNEWMASSQLMITKPGGITISEAFSRHLPLIFLNPAPGQELENANYFEHKGYGKIANSPEEATKMVISLTNQPNKLKQMTHLLEENYIEKSTENICNDLLSLLSDSLSYNEVYGKVPMYAKYFIR; via the coding sequence ATGGTTTCTCAAAACAAAAAATTATTGATTATTACTGGTTCTTTCGGTAACGGTCACTTACAAGTAACTAATAGTATTGTGAAACAATTTGGTGAAATGAATTTAAATCATTTGACTGTAATAGAGCATGATTTGTTTTTGGAAGCACACCCTATTATGACTTCAATTGCGAAACAGTGGTATATAAACAGCTTTAAATACTTTAGAAATATGTATAAATTTTTCTACTATAGTAGACCAGAACAAATTGATAAATGTATCTATAAGTACTATGGACTGAATAAATTATTAAATTTACTTATAAAAGAAAAGCCAGACTTAATACTGCTAACTTTCCCAACACCGGTTGTGTCTGTATTAACAGAACAGTTTAATTTAAATATACCAATTGCTACAGTTATGACAGACTATCGTTTACACAAGAACTGGGTAACTCCACACTCAAATCGTTATTATGTCGCGACTAAAGATTTAAAAAATGAGATGCAATCGATTGGAATTGAACGTGAAGATATAAAAGTAACAGGTATTCCAATTTCAAAACAGTTCGAAGAGCCACTTGATCGATATCATTGGTTGAGTAAACACAAATTAGATCCCGATAAAAAGGTTATTCTAATGTCTGCAGGTGCGTTTGGTGTGTCTACTGGCTTCTCTACTATGATTAGTCAAATTGATATGCACGCTAAAGATGCTCAAGTTGTTATGATTTGTGGTAACAGTAAATCATTAAAAAATGAACTGAGAGAACATTTCAAAGATAATAAGAACGTCTTAATTCTCGGCTACACTAAACATATGAATGAGTGGATGGCTTCAAGTCAACTTATGATCACTAAGCCAGGTGGTATTACGATTTCAGAAGCGTTTTCTAGACACTTACCACTTATATTCTTAAATCCTGCTCCAGGACAAGAATTGGAAAATGCCAATTATTTCGAACATAAAGGGTATGGAAAAATAGCAAATTCGCCAGAAGAAGCAACTAAAATGGTTATTTCACTTACTAATCAACCGAATAAGTTAAAACAAATGACACATCTATTAGAAGAAAATTATATTGAAAAATCAACAGAAAATATATGTAACGATTTACTATCATTATTAAGTGACTCACTTTCATATAATGAAGTTTACGGAAAGGTTCCTATGTATGCGAAATACTTCATCAGGTAA